In the Nymphalis io chromosome 2, ilAglIoxx1.1, whole genome shotgun sequence genome, one interval contains:
- the LOC126774669 gene encoding protein obstructor-E-like yields the protein MLCPDGLHFNPNARWPEYACGYPQDVPCVGRGITQPANPTAGCAHQYGYFPSPVADPNDCGHYRICNAGRAIEMFCPAGLAFNPVTAQCDWPELVPTCNVETYIRYQCPPAAIGRNGNPVVTNHKYEGDCSAFYSCMNGHARILSCDTGLAFNPVTSRCEDALHVHCEAKSIAKYY from the exons ATGCTTTGTCCAGATGGTCTTCATTTCAACCCTAACGCGCGGTGGCCGGAGTATGCTTGCGGTTATCCTCAGGATGTGCCTTGCGTAGGTCGTGGCATTACCC agCCAGCGAATCCTACAGCTGGCTGCGCACATCAATACGGATATTTTCCATCTCCCGTGGCTGACCCAAATGACTGTGGACATTATCGCATTTGTAACGCCGGCAGAGCCATTGAAATGTTTTGCCCTGCTGGCTTAGCCTTTAACCCTGTTACTGCCCAATGCGACTGGCCTGAACTGGTGCCTACCTGCAATGTTGaaa CTTACATTAGGTATCAGTGTCCTCCTGCTGCGATTGGCCGAAATGGCAACCCAGTTGTAACAAACCATAA gtATGAAGGCGATTGCTCTGCTTTCTACTCGTGTATGAACGGGCACGCCCGCATCCTGTCCTGCGATACTGGATTGGCGTTTAACCCCGTCACCAGTCGTTGCGAAGACGCCCTTCACGTTCACTGCGAAGCGAAGTCTATTGCCAAATATTACTAA
- the LOC126774664 gene encoding protein obstructor-E-like codes for MLCPDGLHFNPNAQWPEYACGYPQDVPCVGRGITQPANPTADCAHQYGYFPSPVAKPNDCGHYRICNAGRAIEMHCPTGLAFNPVTAQCDWPELVPTCDVETFVGYQCPPAAIDRNGNPVVTNHKYEGDCSAFYSCMNGHARILSCDTGLAFNPVTSRCEDADRVQCEAKSIAKYY; via the exons ATGCTATGTCCAGATGGTCTTCATTTCAACCCTAACGCGCAGTGGCCGGAGTATGCTTGCGGTTATCCTCAGGATGTGCCTTGCGTAGGTCGTGGCATTACCC agCCAGCGAATCCTACAGCTGACTGCGCACATCAATACGGATACTTTCCATCTCCCGTGGCTAAGCCAAATGACTGTGGACATTATCGCATTTGTAACGCCGGCAGAGCCATTGAAATGCATTGCCCTACTGGCTTAGCATTTAACCCTGTTACTGCCCAATGCGACTGGCCTGAACTGGTGCCTACCTGCGATGTTgaaa CTTTCGTTGGGTATCAGTGTCCTCCAGCTGCGATTGACCGAAATGGCAACCCAGTAGTAACAAACCATAA GTATGAAGGCGATTGCTCTGCTTTCTACTCGTGTATGAACGGGCACGCCCGCATCCTGTCCTGCGATACTGGATTGGCGTTTAACCCCGTCACCAGTCGTTGCGAAGACGCCGATCGCGTTCAATGCGAAGCGAAGTCTATTGCCAAATATTACTAA